From a single Microbacterium terrisoli genomic region:
- a CDS encoding DsbA family oxidoreductase: protein MTEPITIDVWSDIACPWCYIGKRNLEKGLAEASAADDAPDVQVVFHSFELSPDTPVDFEGDELDYLTGHKGMSRENVRGMLDRVTGVAAQAGLEYRFDILQHTNTVKAHELLHFAKAEGRQHEMAERLMSAYFTEGRHVGRVDDLVALAGEAGLDAAAARDALESHRYLADVRADQAQAASYGINGVPFFVIDGKYGVSGAQPPEAFTQITQQVWGEHRAAEHSTDQDRAAAAQS from the coding sequence GTGACTGAACCCATCACCATCGACGTCTGGTCCGACATCGCCTGCCCCTGGTGCTACATCGGCAAGCGCAATCTCGAGAAGGGGCTGGCTGAGGCATCCGCTGCCGACGACGCCCCCGACGTGCAGGTGGTGTTCCATTCATTCGAGCTCTCGCCTGACACGCCGGTCGACTTCGAGGGCGACGAACTGGACTATCTCACCGGCCACAAGGGCATGTCCCGTGAGAACGTGCGCGGCATGCTCGACCGCGTGACCGGAGTGGCGGCGCAGGCGGGGCTGGAGTACCGCTTCGACATCCTGCAGCACACGAACACCGTCAAGGCGCACGAGCTGCTGCACTTCGCCAAGGCCGAGGGGCGCCAGCACGAGATGGCCGAGCGCCTCATGTCGGCGTACTTCACCGAGGGTCGTCATGTCGGTCGCGTCGACGATCTGGTCGCGCTGGCCGGCGAGGCGGGGTTGGATGCCGCAGCCGCCCGCGACGCGCTGGAGTCGCACCGCTACCTCGCCGACGTGCGTGCCGACCAAGCCCAGGCCGCGTCATACGGGATCAACGGCGTGCCGTTCTTCGTGATCGACGGCAAATACGGCGTCAGCGGCGCGCAGCCGCCGGAGGCGTTCACGCAGATCACCCAGCAGGTCTGGGGCGAGCACCGCGCTGCTGAGCACAGCACTGATCAGGACCGCGCAGCGGCTGCTCAGTCCTGA
- a CDS encoding glutathione peroxidase has product MSDQSPQNLREIPFSTADGRAASLSDFDGKLLLVVNVASKCGLTPQYEQLEQLQRTYGDRGFTVLGFPCNQFMGQEPGTMEDILTFCSNTYGVTFPVFEKIKVNGPHAAPLYKALKKAKDPEGKHGPIRWNFEKFVLTPDGEVHRYRPQTRPDDPAIVQVIEANLPPQD; this is encoded by the coding sequence GTGAGCGATCAGAGTCCCCAGAACCTGCGCGAGATCCCTTTCAGCACCGCCGACGGCAGGGCCGCCTCGTTGAGCGACTTCGACGGCAAACTGCTGCTCGTGGTCAACGTCGCCTCCAAGTGCGGTCTGACCCCGCAGTACGAGCAGCTCGAGCAGCTGCAGCGCACGTACGGCGACCGCGGGTTCACCGTGCTCGGCTTTCCCTGCAACCAGTTCATGGGCCAGGAACCGGGCACGATGGAAGACATCCTCACCTTCTGCTCGAACACCTACGGCGTGACCTTCCCGGTCTTCGAGAAGATCAAGGTCAACGGGCCGCACGCTGCTCCCCTGTACAAGGCGCTGAAGAAGGCGAAGGATCCCGAGGGCAAGCACGGCCCGATCCGGTGGAACTTCGAGAAGTTCGTGCTGACGCCCGACGGCGAGGTGCACCGCTATCGTCCGCAGACCCGGCCGGACGACCCGGCCATCGTGCAGGTGATCGAGGCGAACCTGCCGCCTCAGGACTGA